One Panicum virgatum strain AP13 chromosome 9K, P.virgatum_v5, whole genome shotgun sequence genomic region harbors:
- the LOC120649669 gene encoding protein ALP1-like, whose product MAAWYTKLSMCGSAAASSRKQQELIAAAAVVQTLGKKRKWGGSVPGHETKDRDRIGGDIRLNNDYFGLRPLYNEEIFRRRFRMRKSLFLRIVDDMVLANDKFKQKRDATGKLGFSPKQKCTVALKMPGYGSIADANDDGIRMGESTIFECLTEFVKTVIAVYGPEYLRPPNETELKHILATNEARGFPGMIGSIDCMHWEWERCPTALAGMYKGHKGKPTIILEAVATKDLRIWHAYFGLPGSHNDITVVKRSPIFDDVANGRAPPVDFSVNGNTYNLGYYLADGIYPEWATFVKSISVPISNKQKVFASQQEACRKDVERAFGVLQAKWKILHAPARLWSRRTLNSIMIACVILHNMVIEDERDLVLPMVHTSEWPGAANPPIASVRSNASIEEFMDALSEIQDKEAARNLKADLVEHMWGLYGSMSGPFAPKSNSS is encoded by the exons ATGGCGGCATGGTATACGAAGCTTTCAATGTGTGGGTCGGCCGCGGCTTCATCGCGGAAGCAGCAGGAGCTCATCGCTGCAGCAGCAGTTGTTCAGACGTTGGGGAAGAAGAGGAAATGGGGAGGCTCTGTTCCTGGGCATGAAACAAAGGATCGTGACCGCATCGGTGGAGACATACGACTGAACAACGACTATTTTGGTCTGAGGCCACTCTACAACGAGGAAATATTCCGTAGAAG GTTCCGTATGCGCAAGAGTCTATTTCTGAGGATTGTGGATGATATGGTGTTGGCAAATGATAAATTCAAACAGAAAAGGGATGCAACAGGTAAGCTAGGATTCTCCCCAAAACAGAAGTGCACGGTTGCTTTAAAAATGCCGGGTTATGGTTCAATAGCTGATGCTAACGATGATGGAATTCGTATGGGTGAGTCTACAATATTTGAGTGCTTGACAGAGTTTGTTAAGACAGTCATAGCAGTGTATGGACCAGAATATCTTAGACCTCCAAATGAAACTGAATTGAAACATATCCTAGCAACCAATGAGGCTCGGGGTTTTCCCGGAATGATAGGAAGTATCGATTGCATGCATTGGGAGTGGGAGAGGTGCCCAACTGCTTTGGCTGGCATGTATAAGGGCCACAAGGGGAAGCCAACCATAATTCTCGAAGCGGTTGCCACGAAAGACCTCAGGATATGGCATGCATACTTTGGGCTACCGGGGTCTCACAATGACATAACTGTTGTGAAACGTTCACCTATTTTCGACGATGTAGCAAATGGGAGGGCACCTCCAGTTGATTTCAGTGTCAATGGAAATACCTATAACCTTGGATATTATTTGGCGGATGGGATCTATCCTGAGTGGGCTACCTTTGTGAAAAGCATTAGCGTTCCAATTAGCAACAAGCAGAAGGTGTTTGCAAGTCAGCAGGAAGCATGCCGTAAAGATGTAGAACGAGCATTTGGGGTTCTCCAAGCTAAGTGGAAGATATTGCATGCGCCAGCTAGGTTATGGAGCAGGAGGACCCTCAATTCTATAATGATTGCATGTGTCATACTTCACAACATGGTAATAGAGGATGAGCGTGATCTGGTTCTTCCTATGGTTCATACATCAGAATGGCCAGGAGCTGCAAACCCCCCAATAGCATCAGTGAGGTCCAATGCAAGCATTGAGGAGTTTATGGATGCTCTTTCAGAGATTCAAGACAAAGAAGCAGCTAGAAACCTCAAAGCAGACCTTGTTGAGCACATGTGGGGACTATATGGTTCCATGTCAGGTCCATTTGCACCTAAATCGAATTCAAGCTGA